In Bacillus sp. FJAT-45037, the following are encoded in one genomic region:
- the atpE gene encoding F0F1 ATP synthase subunit C has translation MAFLGAAIAAGLAAVAGAIAVAIIVKATIEGTTRQPELRGTLQTLMFIGVPLAEAVPIIAIVISLLILFQ, from the coding sequence ATGGCATTTTTAGGAGCTGCTATCGCAGCAGGTTTAGCAGCGGTTGCAGGTGCGATCGCAGTAGCAATCATTGTAAAAGCAACAATCGAGGGAACAACTCGTCAACCAGAACTTCGTGGTACACTTCAAACTCTTATGTTTATCGGGGTTCCTCTTGCTGAGGCCGTGCCGATTATCGCAATCGTTATCTCGTTATTAATCTTGTTCCAATAA